The nucleotide sequence GGCTTCAGCTGCAATACTTGTTTTAGGAGATAAAGAGGCTTATAAGGATGCTGATAAATTGTATTCTGGAATGGTTGATTTAAAGATGATTTCAAAGTTTGACTACGAGAATATTTTAAATGATATAAAAAACCTTTATGAAGGTAGGGGAGAAAGCTTTAAGCATGATGAAGCCATAAGAAATGCTTCTATTTCAGCAATGATGTTTATGCTTGCTGCTAAATATAAAGGTTGGGATACATGCCCTATGATAGGTTTTGATAATGAAAAAATGCGTAAATTATTTAATATACCTGAAAGATATGAAATAGCAATATTGATATCGATGGGAAAGGAAGATACTAAAAGTAGAAGATTAAGAGGATATAGAAAACCTGTAGATGAATTTGTGAAGTTTAATGAATTTTAATTAAGGAGGAGTATGTATGATTTCGCCTATGTTTATATGCCATGGATCTCCAGAATTGATATTACAGGACAATCAGTATACTAAATGTCTACAAAAGCTTGGAAGTGAAATTAAACCAAGAGCAATTGTAGTATTCACGGCACACTTTGAAAAAGAGACAACTACTATATGCTTTAGAGATGAGGCTTACAAAACTATTCATGATTTTTATGGATTTAAGGATGAGCTTTACGCTGTTGACTATCCTGCGATTGGTTCCAAGGGTGTAGCGAAGGATATAAGTAATCTTCTTAATAAAAGAAATATAGATAATGTTTTTGATGAGAAAAGAGGACTTGATCATGGTACATGGAGTATACTTAAGTTAATGTTTCCAAAAGCAGATGTGCCAGTAGTGCAGATTTCTGTGAATCCATATTTGCCAATTGATAAACAATATAATATTGGAAGGGCAATTAGGGAATTAAGCGATAAAGATGTACTAGTTATTGGAAGTGGTGCAACTGTTCACAATCTAAAAACATTAAAATGGAATAATAGTACTCCAGATATTTGGGCAGTTGAGTTTGATGATTGGATTATTAATAAAGTTAAAAATAAGGATCTTGAATCATTATTTAATTATAGGAAGCTAGCACCAAATGCGAAAATAGCTGTTCCAAGGGAAGAACACATTGTCCCATTATTTATAGCTCTTGGAAGTGGAAATTTAAAAGAAAATCCTGAAGTGTTATGTAGAATTTATGAATACGGAAGCTTAAGTTATATATGTATAAAATTTTAAAGAAATAATTATAGGTTGTGTGTACAAAAATGTAATTACACAACCTATAAGTTTATAAATCCAAACCTTCTTTAGCTATGTCTAAAACAGCAATTTTGGCATTTTTATTGAACCTTTCATTTAAAATAAATCCAATGACTAACCAAATTAGAACGATATAAGGAAAGGTGTTGGTTGGAAACTCTGGAATAGGATAAATATTGGCATACAATACATATAAAAGAGCAGCTATAGATAGTATTGGAATAAAAATATTTAAATTTTTTATTTCTTTTGTTCTTTTAAAAAATACTACTGCTCCAATACTTGTAAATAAATATGATACTATTATGGCAAGGGAACCAATAGTAGCTAGATAATTAAAAGCCTCAATTCCATCCTTCTTAAATAATATAAGTTGAAGAAACATTGCTACAATGGTAATTAATATTATTCCAATGTAAGGTGTACAATGTTTTTTGTGGATTATAGATAACTTTTTAGATATAATACCATCTTTACTCATTGCAAACAGTATTCTAGAACCAGCACATGCTGAACCAAGTGAGCAAGAAAAGCATGAAAGAGAAGCTGAAAAAAGTAAAAATATTCCGAAAGTTCTGGATATATATTTAGTAGATAAATCAGTTAAAGGCAAAGAGGAGGTTGATAGAGCTTTAAGTCCTTTTGCGTCAACACCGAAGCCTATAACTTGACTATAGCTTGACAGTAGATAAAATATACCAGTGACAAATACAGCACTTCCTATGGCAAGAGGTATAAATTTTTTTGGATTTTTTGTTTCTTCTCCAAGACTAGAAGCGCTTTCAAAGCCTATGAAAGATAAAAATGCTAATACAGAAGTGCTTGCTAGAGTTGAGAAACTGTTTTTGTTTGTTTTAAACGGAATAGGGCTTAGGCCTTTAGTAGAGCCAACTTTAAATAAGATAACAATGGATAAAATAAAAATTAAGAGTATAGAAATGCCCTCCATAGCAAGCATAATTCTTGTGCTTATTTTAGCATCAATTATACCAAGAATTACTATACCTAAGGAGAAAAACATAGAAAGTGGAAGCCAAGCTATTTGTATACCAAAATAGTTTAGAAATTTACTGAAAAATGCTCCTAATTCAGCACAGCAGCCTGCAGCTAACATTACATATGCAAGTAGAAGAGCCCAACCTGTTAAAAAACCAAATTTTTCACCCAAGGTTTTTTCAGTAAAGGTATAAAGAGAACCAGAACTAGAAAAATAATGATTAAATTTAATAACTGAATAGGATACAAGACCTACTATGACCATTGAGATGAAAAATATAAGAGGTTCAGAGAAAGAAGCGGATAATGACATGAGAGAGACGTTAATGGACATTGCAGCGGTGGGAGCAATAATTGCAACAGATAAAGCTATGGTTTCAATTATACTTAAGTTATCTTTTTTTAAATTTGAGTTTGCCATTTTGAATACCTCCTCTAAAAAATTAAAGATTATCATTAATATTTGATATAATATCAATATAATATTTATTACTTTAACAAATTAATAAAAATGTTATATATAATTTAACATATTATTAAGAAATGTAATATATCCAAAATAGACAAAAATAAAAATAATATTTGGTTTAATTAAATAAATTAAAAGCGTAAATGTTAAAAATGACAATAAATAAAGAGGGAATATACAACCCTCTATTATTTGTTATATAAATTTTTTAATTGTATTTGATGCCTGAAAAGTTGCCTAAAAATTTCATCTTTATTTTTAGGCAGTATATTTACATAGGCAAAATCATAGTAGCTAAAATCTCCAACATTAAAATTTTGAAGTATCTTACCGGATATATCTATGATGGTATCGTCTTCAAAAAATATTTTAAGATTTATAATTTTATCTTTTTCATAATGTTTTATAGAATTAATAGGAACATAAAACATAAGAGTATTTCCTCCAATTTTACATATCTCAACATCGTGAGTATTATACGTATCAAATTGAAGTTCTGCCTTTAGATCCCAAAATATATTAAAGGAATCTTGGTAAACTACATATTTAAAATCTGATAAAAGTATTTCATTTTCGCTAATATATTCTATTTTTACTTTGTACTCAATAATCTCATTTGTACTTTCGCTTATATAAATATTACTCGCCAGTATGTCAGATTTATCAATATTTTTTATAAAATTAAATTTATCTGTTTTAAATAAATAGCCTATTTTATATTTTATAAGGGAACCCTCTATTGAATAAATTTCTTTATTTGTAGTTATAGTAAGTGTACTCCAGTTTATAGCGTTTAAATGTGTGTTTTGTGATGGTTTAAGACGACCAGTTAATATATCTAGCATACTGTCAGTAACCTTTGGATCATAAATAATACCCTTATATTTTCTCAATTCAGAAATTACATAATTTATGTCTTTAGATTTTTTATAACTTCTAGGAGATAGCATAGCGTCTACAGAATCTGCAACTTTTATAATTCTGCTTATTAGTGGAATATCTTCTCCTTTTAGATTATCAGGATAGCCTGTACCATCATAGCTTTCGTGATGGTGTCTAACTATTTTGGCTATATCATCTAATTCAGTTATATTTTTAATAAGATTAGAACTGTATATACTGTGGCTTTTTATAACATTAAATTCTTTTTCTGTTAAAGGACCTTTTTTATTTAGTATTGCTTCGGAAATATAAATTTTGCCTATATCGTGTAGAATTCCTGAAAGGTATGTCATCCTTATAAGTTCATCTGATAAGTCCATACGTGTTGCTATTTCTTTTGAAAAATTGGCAACATGATATGGGTGAAGCAGCATAAAAAAATCCTTTTCACGTGTTATTTCAGAAAATGTGTTTATAATACTAAAAACAAAACGTCTCTTTTCGCTTATTAGATATATTATTTTGTACAATCTGTTAATACTATCAATAACATTTTTTACTCTCAATTTTTCTAGAGCCATAAGATCAAGCTTTTCATCAGTTTTTGTTATACTGCATAAATAGACTGCGCCATTTAGGGTTTCATCATCTCCTAGTAGAGGTATATATATTTCGGAATTTGCTTCAGGGATAAGTGTGGCGTATGAAGAGTCTTTGCTATATAATAGTACTTGTTTCTTGTCCAAAAATAAATTTATAGCGTAATCTTTAAGAGAAGAAATTTCTCTAATAATATATTTTTTCGATTTTTTATACTTATTTTTAAATTGTATGAACATTCTTTCTGAATAAAGCATTTTTTTATGATCTGAAAAAGTTATTATTCCTATAATTTGAAAGTTCATTAAGGTACATAATTTTTTTAGACATTTATCAATATCACTGCAAGCATCTAGGTTACTTGATTTATAGTCATAAAAGGTAACCAAATTTATCACTCCTTACTGTATGAAGGTGGTAATTGTTATTTTAGTATGATAATAATTAACATAAATACAAAAATATGTTAATTATATGTTACCATAAAATTAAGATTATATATAGTACGTAAAAAAATATTTTCTGAGGTGTATTATGAATAGAACAATAGGATTGTTGGCGCATGTTGATGCGGGTAAGACTACCTTAGCAGAACAAATTTTATATCATACCAATAGTATACGAAAAAGAGGAAGAGTTGATCACAAGGACTCTTTTCTTGATAATAGCTTGGTTGAAAAGGAAAGAGGAATAACAGTTTTTTCTGAGCAGGCTATTTTTGAATTTAAAGGTTCAACTTATTTTTTAGTTGATACCCCAGGACACATAGATTTTTCTCCTGAAATGGAGAGA is from Clostridium acetobutylicum ATCC 824 and encodes:
- a CDS encoding nitroreductase family protein encodes the protein MMDFKRIVEERRSANNFLDGIEIPKNDFIEIFDLLKLAPSCFNIQHANYIVVTDKNKKEELRTAAFNQYKLHTASAAILVLGDKEAYKDADKLYSGMVDLKMISKFDYENILNDIKNLYEGRGESFKHDEAIRNASISAMMFMLAAKYKGWDTCPMIGFDNEKMRKLFNIPERYEIAILISMGKEDTKSRRLRGYRKPVDEFVKFNEF
- a CDS encoding DODA-type extradiol aromatic ring-opening family dioxygenase produces the protein MISPMFICHGSPELILQDNQYTKCLQKLGSEIKPRAIVVFTAHFEKETTTICFRDEAYKTIHDFYGFKDELYAVDYPAIGSKGVAKDISNLLNKRNIDNVFDEKRGLDHGTWSILKLMFPKADVPVVQISVNPYLPIDKQYNIGRAIRELSDKDVLVIGSGATVHNLKTLKWNNSTPDIWAVEFDDWIINKVKNKDLESLFNYRKLAPNAKIAVPREEHIVPLFIALGSGNLKENPEVLCRIYEYGSLSYICIKF
- a CDS encoding APC family permease; translated protein: MANSNLKKDNLSIIETIALSVAIIAPTAAMSINVSLMSLSASFSEPLIFFISMVIVGLVSYSVIKFNHYFSSSGSLYTFTEKTLGEKFGFLTGWALLLAYVMLAAGCCAELGAFFSKFLNYFGIQIAWLPLSMFFSLGIVILGIIDAKISTRIMLAMEGISILLIFILSIVILFKVGSTKGLSPIPFKTNKNSFSTLASTSVLAFLSFIGFESASSLGEETKNPKKFIPLAIGSAVFVTGIFYLLSSYSQVIGFGVDAKGLKALSTSSLPLTDLSTKYISRTFGIFLLFSASLSCFSCSLGSACAGSRILFAMSKDGIISKKLSIIHKKHCTPYIGIILITIVAMFLQLILFKKDGIEAFNYLATIGSLAIIVSYLFTSIGAVVFFKRTKEIKNLNIFIPILSIAALLYVLYANIYPIPEFPTNTFPYIVLIWLVIGFILNERFNKNAKIAVLDIAKEGLDL
- a CDS encoding HD-GYP domain-containing protein, which gives rise to MVTFYDYKSSNLDACSDIDKCLKKLCTLMNFQIIGIITFSDHKKMLYSERMFIQFKNKYKKSKKYIIREISSLKDYAINLFLDKKQVLLYSKDSSYATLIPEANSEIYIPLLGDDETLNGAVYLCSITKTDEKLDLMALEKLRVKNVIDSINRLYKIIYLISEKRRFVFSIINTFSEITREKDFFMLLHPYHVANFSKEIATRMDLSDELIRMTYLSGILHDIGKIYISEAILNKKGPLTEKEFNVIKSHSIYSSNLIKNITELDDIAKIVRHHHESYDGTGYPDNLKGEDIPLISRIIKVADSVDAMLSPRSYKKSKDINYVISELRKYKGIIYDPKVTDSMLDILTGRLKPSQNTHLNAINWSTLTITTNKEIYSIEGSLIKYKIGYLFKTDKFNFIKNIDKSDILASNIYISESTNEIIEYKVKIEYISENEILLSDFKYVVYQDSFNIFWDLKAELQFDTYNTHDVEICKIGGNTLMFYVPINSIKHYEKDKIINLKIFFEDDTIIDISGKILQNFNVGDFSYYDFAYVNILPKNKDEIFRQLFRHQIQLKNLYNK